A genomic window from Sporosarcina sp. Marseille-Q4063 includes:
- a CDS encoding homoserine dehydrogenase — protein sequence MKNEINIGLLGFGTVGSGVAKIMHGHQQDLQYKLGVQVSIKRVLVKDIMKSRDTELASEIFTNNLEEVLNDPSIDLIIEVMGGTNGAKDAIERALLAGKGVVTANKDVMAEYGQELLQLADEMKCDLFYEASVGGGIPLIRTMEDGLASDRISALTGIVNGTTNFILTKMKHENMTYEDALAEATRLGFAEADPSADVDGIDAARKMVILASLAFSTEVHLDDVFVRGLKEIQNGDLELAEGFGYTVKLAGSAEKDEDGIAVAVEPVLFPNSHPLASVNNEYNAVYIYGDAVGETMLYGPGAGSLPTATSVTADIVAACRNLLLGMNGKRLHSPQHERKVKSDGKRFARYFHRILVKDEVGVLTKLTAIYSNLGASLATVVQHPDNKESGAELVFITHRMSRQQHLDVMEELNQTPEVLEVLSHYRVEGEK from the coding sequence ATGAAAAATGAAATTAATATTGGTCTATTAGGTTTTGGAACAGTCGGAAGTGGCGTCGCAAAGATAATGCATGGGCATCAACAAGACTTGCAATATAAACTCGGGGTGCAAGTGTCTATTAAAAGAGTACTAGTTAAAGATATTATGAAATCACGAGACACAGAATTAGCATCCGAAATTTTTACGAATAACTTGGAAGAAGTATTAAATGATCCTTCCATTGATTTGATTATTGAAGTGATGGGTGGCACGAATGGCGCGAAAGATGCAATTGAACGTGCTCTTCTTGCTGGGAAAGGAGTCGTCACGGCTAATAAAGATGTGATGGCTGAATATGGACAAGAGTTGTTGCAACTCGCAGATGAAATGAAGTGCGATTTATTTTATGAAGCAAGTGTTGGTGGGGGAATTCCACTTATTCGTACGATGGAAGATGGACTTGCCTCAGATCGAATCAGCGCATTAACAGGTATTGTTAACGGAACGACGAATTTTATTTTAACGAAAATGAAACATGAAAATATGACTTATGAAGACGCGTTAGCAGAAGCTACTCGGTTGGGTTTCGCCGAAGCGGATCCATCGGCAGATGTAGATGGTATAGATGCAGCTCGAAAAATGGTCATTTTAGCTTCCCTAGCATTTTCTACTGAAGTCCATTTGGATGATGTGTTCGTTAGAGGATTGAAAGAAATTCAAAATGGTGATTTAGAGTTGGCAGAAGGATTTGGATATACAGTGAAACTGGCTGGTTCTGCAGAAAAAGACGAAGATGGGATTGCCGTAGCGGTTGAACCTGTCCTCTTTCCGAATTCTCATCCACTTGCTTCTGTAAACAATGAATATAATGCAGTTTATATATACGGTGACGCAGTTGGTGAAACGATGTTATACGGACCAGGGGCTGGGTCACTTCCAACAGCTACTTCTGTGACAGCAGATATTGTTGCAGCTTGTCGAAATCTGCTACTCGGAATGAACGGAAAAAGACTTCATTCGCCCCAGCATGAGCGTAAAGTGAAAAGCGATGGCAAAAGATTTGCGCGGTATTTTCATCGGATTTTAGTGAAAGATGAAGTCGGTGTCTTAACAAAACTAACTGCAATTTATAGTAATCTTGGAGCGAGTTTAGCAACTGTCGTTCAACATCCCGATAACAAAGAGTCGGGAGCGGAACTTGTCTTCATTACACATCGCATGTCACGCCAACAACACTTAGATGTTATGGAAGAATTAAATCAAACACCGGAAGTACTTGAAGTATTAAGTCATTACCGCGTTGAAGGAGAGAAATAA
- the thrC gene encoding threonine synthase, giving the protein MRWKGLLEEYKEWLPVTENTPSLTLQEGNTPLIHLENLSEQWGVNLYVKVEGLNPTGSFKDRGMVMAVAKAKEEGKSILICASTGNTSASAAAYGARAGMRTIVVIPEGRIALGKMAQAKMYGAEIVEIEGNFDEALRMVREAGEGDIALVNSVNPYRLEGQKTIAFETIDQLGEVPDVFALPVGNAGNISAAWKGFKEYADKKGTTLPELLGVQADGAAPIVYDRIFENPETVATAIRIGNPASWELAKTALKESEGTISAVTDEEILEAYQLIASKEGVFAEPGSCASIAGVKKQVENGSLKKGTTIVAVLTGNGLKDPDTAIEVNKNQPMLSRNQFDQLLADLKAGKN; this is encoded by the coding sequence ATGAGATGGAAAGGATTACTTGAAGAATATAAAGAATGGCTACCTGTAACAGAAAACACACCAAGTTTAACGTTGCAGGAAGGGAATACTCCACTCATTCACTTAGAAAATCTGTCCGAACAATGGGGCGTTAATTTATATGTGAAAGTAGAAGGCCTTAATCCGACGGGTTCTTTTAAAGACCGCGGCATGGTTATGGCTGTGGCAAAAGCGAAAGAAGAAGGAAAATCAATTTTAATATGCGCGTCAACAGGAAATACATCAGCATCTGCAGCTGCTTACGGTGCACGGGCGGGAATGCGTACAATTGTTGTGATTCCGGAAGGACGTATTGCGCTTGGTAAGATGGCGCAAGCAAAAATGTACGGTGCAGAGATCGTTGAAATCGAAGGAAACTTTGACGAGGCACTCAGAATGGTTCGTGAAGCGGGTGAAGGTGACATCGCGCTAGTGAATTCCGTGAATCCGTATCGGTTGGAAGGACAAAAGACGATCGCTTTTGAAACGATAGACCAATTAGGTGAAGTACCGGATGTATTTGCCTTACCGGTAGGGAATGCAGGAAATATCTCTGCAGCTTGGAAAGGTTTTAAAGAATATGCAGATAAAAAAGGAACGACGCTTCCTGAATTATTAGGCGTTCAAGCCGATGGCGCGGCCCCAATCGTTTATGACCGTATCTTTGAAAATCCGGAAACAGTTGCAACGGCAATCCGAATTGGAAACCCGGCAAGCTGGGAGTTGGCCAAAACTGCTTTGAAAGAATCAGAAGGAACTATTTCAGCTGTGACAGATGAAGAAATTTTAGAGGCATACCAGCTTATCGCTTCCAAAGAAGGTGTTTTTGCAGAACCAGGTTCATGTGCATCTATCGCAGGCGTGAAAAAACAAGTTGAAAATGGTTCATTGAAAAAAGGAACGACAATTGTAGCAGTGTTGACTGGAAACGGATTAAAAGATCCAGACACAGCCATTGAAGTGAATAAAAATCAACCAATGTTATCTCGTAATCAGTTTGATCAATTGCTAGCTGACTTGAAAGCGGGGAAAAACTAA